The following coding sequences lie in one Nerophis lumbriciformis linkage group LG02, RoL_Nlum_v2.1, whole genome shotgun sequence genomic window:
- the LOC133615702 gene encoding uncharacterized protein: MSLTDVKWGSPPPVPKTVGVTIFVNTNANNYRIQKILFEGKFSKVFQCANLSTGKDAALKVVTKQRGAKLELDMLKVVNVLDPEKKNIVRFFETFTFEGYTCLVFELLDMTLYNLMKRKNWTTLSLVEIRPIAHQLLTALDALKSLGVIHTNLKLDNVMLVNYQAKPTRVKLIGFGMSRTISAAPALLGKTCQALGYRAPEVILGLPISEAVDMWSLGCLLAFLDLGQYLFGGDNNSLVLKYMVQILGKIPDHLLCTGLHTHQYFRQNNDSFFPKWQLKTEEEYKDKNGEWISSESVVVLRLNSLDELVTFHEKKRNSIILKDRRAFVDFLKCLLQVDVEQRISPEKALQHPFLTMDHLQHSRRLYFLKSYYEMKMLEADSQPEDVIGRTHAACPTGDTKGTHDQSPYEDSQPTDSARDQDSYGDPLLTGSLREEGLYEVSLPYDSACEEVADEEPLPTDSRDDEGPCEEPLPIESPHNEGLPFDRTNAEGLNQYPLPSDGPGEQCHYEEPQSTASPHEDLLLLGNPLDKDPEEYSLTRESAHEEGLGEDPLSTDRPNAKGENEYPLPSDSPGEQRCYEDPQPTDSPHVDLLLLGNPPEKDLGEDSLPTESSHVEGLREDPLPTDRPNAEGETKYPLSPDSPGDQGRYEDPMSTDSPHTDCQDDDQLLAVDADDEDPFEDPLLTDRAYHKGLDEDTMPFDCALHEGPHNDLLLTDNACTNDPYEDPQPAVRHEGRHEYTTSACDGMHDQGPSEDRPAADNEGQGLCKETQCTNSFHSPGQHFSHQMCIDHSLPDQGPCVPVGSFARVPVGQSPFNQTLPNDSSWTKLKTKWLKNISHLFGCIMMTKKSSSRQGDPDQESNSQSPCQDRTPRCGVRVLPNKKTINKIVRFLRRITKKRNASSCQNPPDWAKNPEDLSNVTDAVPGKGLTDLDLTVKGPSQQESQSQGPCKESETQDPICWEQVLTEGGCDKPQKCNSLGNIRRIKVNKIHPTG; encoded by the exons ATGAGTTTGACAG ATGTCAAGTGGGGGTCGCCACCCCCAGTCCCAAAGACGGTAGGGGTCACAATCTTTGTGAACACTAACGCCAACAACTACCGCATCCAGAAGATCCTCTTTGAGGGCAAATTCTCCAAAGTCTTTCAGTGCGCTAACCTGTCCACTGGAAAAGATGCGGCCCTCAAAGTGGTCACCAAACAGAGGGGCGCTAAACTGGAA cttgatatgctaaaagttgtgAACGTTCTTGACCCGGAAAAGAAGAACATTGTGCGCTTCTTTGAGACGTTCACATTTGAGGGTTACACCTGTCTGGTCTTTGAGCTGCTGGACATGACCTTGTACAACTTGATGAAGAGGAAGAACTGGACCACACTTTCTCTTGTGGAGATTCGGCCCATCGCGCATCAG CTGCTGACTGCGTTAGATGCCCTGAAAAGTCTCGGAGTCATCCACACCAACCTGAAGCTGGACAATGTCATGCTGGTCAACTACCAAGCCAAGCCCACCAGAGTGAAGCTCATTGGCTTCGGCATGTCCCGCACCATATCTGCGGCGCCAGCCTTACTTGGTAAAACCTGTCAGGCTCTGGGCTACAG GGCACCTGAAGTTATCTTGGGCCTCCCGATCTCTGAGGCCGTTGACATGTGGTCTCTGGGCTGCCTGCTGGCATTCTTGGATCTGGGTCAGTACCTGTTTGGAGGAGATAACAATTCTCTGGTT TTGAAGTACATGGTCCAGATTTTGGGTAAAATACCTGACCACCTCCTCTGCACTGGCCTGCACACCCACCAATACTTCAGGCAAAACAATGATAGTTTTTTCCCAAAATGGCAGCTGAAG ACCGAGGAGGAGTACAAGGATAAGAACGGTGAATGGATCAGTTCTGAGTCTGTGGTGGTGTTGCGTCTGAACAGCTTGGACGAGCTTGTCACA TTCcatgaaaagaaaagaaactcCATCATACTGAAAGATCGGAGAGCATTCGTAGACTTCCTCAAATGTCTTCTTCAAGTGGACGTTGAGCAAAGGATCAGTCCGGAGAAGGCGCTCCAACACCCGTTTTTGACCATGGACCATCTGCAGCACAGCAGGCGACTCTA CTTCTTAAAAAGCTATTATGAAATGAAGATGCTGGAAGCAGACTCTCAGCCTGAGGACGTCATAGGCCGCACACATGCGGCCTGTCCAACTGGGGACACTAAGGGTACACATGACCAAAGTCCATACGAGGACTCACAGCCCACTGACAGTGCACGTGATCAGGATTCTTATGGGGACCCACTACTCACTGGTAGTCTACGTGAAGAGGGTCTGTATGAAGTCTCACTTCCCTATGACAGCGCATGTGAGGAGGTTGCAGATGAGGAACCACTGCCTACTGACAGTCGAGATGATGAAGGTCCATGTGAGGAGCCACTTCCTATTGAAAGTCCACATAATGAGGGTCTGCCCTTTGACAGAACAAATGCAGAGGGTCTGAACCAGTATCCACTACCCTCGGATGGGCCAGGTGAGCAGTGTCACTATGAAGAACCACAATCTACTGCCAGTCCACATGAGGACCTACTTCTCCTTGGCAATCCACTTGATAAGGATCCTGAGGAGTATTCACTGACTAGAGAAAGTGCCCATGAAGAGGGTCTTGGTGAAGACCCACTGTCTACTGATAGGCCTAATGCCAAGGGTGAGAATGAGTATCCACTTCCCTCGGACAGTCCAGGTGAACAGCGTTGTTATGAAGACCCACAACCCACTGACAGTCCACATGTGGACCTACTTCTCCTTGGCAATCCACCTGAAAAGGATCTTGGTGAAGACTCACTGCCTACAGAAAGTTCCCATGTTGAGGGTCTTCGTGAGGACCCTCTGCCAACTGACAGGCCTAATGCTGAGGGTGAGACTAAGTATCCACTTTCGCCGGACAGTCCAGGTGATCAGGGACGATATGAGGACCCAATGTCCACTGACAGTCCACATACTGATTGTCAAGATGATGACCAACTTCTCGCTGTCGATGCAGATGATGAAGATCCATTTGAGGACCCACTGCTCACTGACCGTGCATATCATAAGGGTCTGGATGAGGACACAATGCCCTTTGACTGTGCACTTCATGAGGGTCCACATAATGACCTACTGCTTACTGATAACGCATGTACCAATGATCCGTATGAGGATCCACAGCCCGCTGTGCGTCATGAAGGTCGACATGAATACACTACGTCTGCTTGTGATGGCATGCATGACCAAGGCCCAAGCGAGGACAGACCAGCCGCTGACAATGAAGGTCAAGGTCTATGTAAGGAAACACAATGCACAAATTCATTTCATTCACCTGGGCAACATTTCAGTCATCAAATGTGTATTGATCACAGTTTACCCGATCAAGGCCCATGTGTGCCAGTTGGCTCTTTTGCTCGAGTTCCTGTTGGTCAAAGCCCTTTCAATCAAACTCTGCCCAATGACAGTTCATGGACTAAGCTGAAGACAAAGTggctaaaaaatatcagtcatctCTTTGGATGCATCATGATGACTAAAAAGTCGTCATCTCGTCAAGGTGACCCTGATCAGGAGTCCAACAGTCAAAGTCCATGCCAGGACAGAACTCCCAGGTGTGGTGTGCGTGttttgccaaataaaaaaacaattaacaaaATTGTACGTTTTTTAAGAAGGATTACCAAGAAAAGAAATGCTTCGTCTTGTCAAAATCCCCCTGATTGGGCGAAAAACCCAGAAGACTTGAGTAATGTTACAGATGCTGTACCTGGTAAAGGGTTAACTGATCTAGACTTAACTGTTAAAGGTCCATCCCAGCAGGAATCCCAGAGTCAAGGTCCATGTAAGGAGAGTGAAACTCAAGATCCAATATGTTGGGAACAAGTTCTTACCGAAGGTGGATGTGACAAGCCACAAAAATGCAATTCACTCGGCAATATCAGGAGGATCAAAGTTAACAAAATTCATCCCACTGGATGA